One genomic window of Actinomycetota bacterium includes the following:
- a CDS encoding hydrogenase maturation nickel metallochaperone HypA, giving the protein MHELPVTQEMFSLIMKYAEENNAKKISSVSLKIGALSTIIPENVKFYFEILSKNTIAEGA; this is encoded by the coding sequence ATGCATGAACTACCAGTTACCCAAGAGATGTTTTCTCTGATTATGAAATATGCGGAAGAAAACAATGCAAAAAAGATAAGTTCTGTTAGTCTTAAAATAGGAGCTTTATCAACAATTATTCCAGAGAATGTAAAATTTTATTTTGAAATTTTATCTAAAAATACAATAGCAGAGGGAGCAG